The sequence GTGCGAGAGATGAGCGAGCGACCGCAGGGAGTGAGCGAATCAACTGGGGAGGGTGTAGTAAATCCTCACCGCCAGATATGGCAGAACGCTTCGTGTTCACGTCTACGCTCGGACGGCTTGGTTCAGTAACTGAATAACTGACTTGTAATAGAGTGGATTAGAATACTGTCCTCCTATTGTGGCAAGGGGGAGCGCCACGTCCTCCCCAGCCGATTGCTCCTCACGGGTGCGAAGCACCCGTTCGGATGGTTCGCGGGACCTCTGGCCCCGCGCTAACGCTCACTCCGTTCGCTCATCCATTGGAAGACGCTGTGCGTCTTCCAAGCCATTCGCTCGTTTCACTCGCGAAGACCTCGAACGGCTTCGGGACGCGATTCGTCACCGACTCATCGCGTCCCAGCGCGCGCCACCATGCCGGTAGTTCGGTCCGGGATTGGTAGCCAAAGTGAGACAGATAGAGCCCATGGACGTCTACTGACGAACGCGACTACAAGCGAATCGTGTGCGATACGAACCGAAATGGAATCCGAAAACTGACGCGAACGGCTCTCTTGAAATCCTATATATTAAATGTTTTGTCCATTGAAACAGCTGTTAGGTAGACGTGCGAAAGTATCCTGGATGTTAAAACACCTGGCGGATAGATTGAGTCATGAAGTCCGCTGACCGAGAACAAGTATACGGGCGGGAGCAGTATTACTGGGGCACAGAGCCAAACGATATGGCTAAGAAGACGATAGAGGTTGCGTCACAGGCCAATTCTGACATAACGGCGATTGACGTTGGAGCCGGTGAAGGTCGGGACGCCGTGTTTTTTGCAGAACAGGGATGGAATGTGTATGCGATGGAGGTTTCTCCCAACGGCCTAGCAAAGGCTGAGCGTCTTGCCAACGAGCGAAAGGTCCCCCTCCAGACAATCGAAGCTGATGCAAACGACGCCACCTTCTCCGAAGCGGTCGATGTAGTGTATTCGGCCGGTGCGATTCAATATATCCGACCGGAGAACCGGGATCGACAGTTCGACCATTTTAAAGAGAAAACGACTCCCGACGGGATTCACGCAATGTTCGCTTTCGTGGACCATCCTGACGTTCCGACGGCACCGGACTGGACGGAACGCGAGTATTTCTACGCACAAGGCGAGTTAATGGAATACTATCGTGATTGGGAGGTCATCGAATCTGAGGAGATTATTTTCGACGACTATTCGGGCGGTGAACCCCACCGACACGCAGCAGAGATACTATTCGCGCGGAAACCAAACTAAACCGTTGATCTGGCCTGCCCCCTTTTTTATACGTAGACGCCGGTTTGACCAATCCCCGTGCCGCGCTTCTGGGCTACTATCGTGCGAAAGGCGCGACCCCTATTCAGCACACTATTTCTGACAATTATGAGTCAAGTACCTGGGGCAGTGATAGACAGATGGTCTGTGTCTACTGGTTAGAGTGATCGGTCGAGATTGTGAGCAAAGCAGACGACTGTGAGTTCTCGAAACTGTTTCTACCAGTGTCGTGAGCGGATGAACGTGCCATATTTCCGTTTCAGGCGAGAGTTCACCGTCTCATTCTGACTACGTTGGCCGTAGAGATCGGCGTCCAGCCGAGCGTTCCACGCCTTGTGGAGCGACGAAAACTCCCGGTGCTTAATAGGCGGACGAACACCATTTTCACGGGCTAACGTGCGAATCCCCTGGTCATCGTATCCTTTGTCGCCGAGGAGAATCGCTACATCACTGGTATTCCGCTTGATGAGCGACGGCGCGATTTGCGAGTCGTGTTTTCGTGTCGTCGTCACGTGTAAGTCGATAATTGCGTTCGACCTCGTGTCTACGAGGAGCGTGACTTTCAATTGCTGAATCGTCAACTTCGTTCGCTTTGTGTAGTGATTTGAGGCGTGACTGCGGTCGAGCACGGAGGCGTCGATCCCTCCGACACCGTTGGTCGGGAGAAGCGTGACTGAGAGACTGAGAAGAACACGCCAGACTGCCATGTCGAGTCGGTTGAACGCTTTACACAACGTCGAACGAGAGGGGGGTTCCTCAAGGTCGATGGCATTCCGAACCCGGGGCATCTCATGAGTTCGTCGAGAAGCATCCGATACGTCGTATTCTTCCGTACTTTGAGGCAGAGCAGGACGATGTGCTGGTGGAGTATGTACTGGCGTTTCGAGAACTTTGAGGAGTAACGAGTGACAGCTCGGCGGGCTAAGTGATATGCTTGTTCCACGAATCGGAGTAACCGCGATTTCGGGAGGGCCTGCATCCGGTCACACTATTACGCGAACCTGTAACACCCTGAGAATTTCAACAGAGCCACGCGAACGAATTACGGCCAGAGTCCGCGCGTCGCCTTCGCCTCGGCGATCCGCGAGAGCGCGACGACGTAGGCGGCGTCGCGCCACGTCAGGTCCTTTGCTTCGACCTCCTCGCGGACGTCGGCCCACGCCTCGAGCATGTGCTCCTCAAGTTCCTCGTTGACGCGCTCGAGGGACCACTGTCGGCGATTGATGTCCTGGAGCCACTCGAAGTAGCTGACCGTCACGCCGCCGGCATTGGCGAGGATGTCCGGGATGACGTGGACGTCACGCTCTGCTAAGATGGCGTCGGCTGCGAACGTCGTCGGACCGTTAGCGCCCTCGACGACGATGTCCGCGTCGATCGCGTCGGCGTTGTCCGCGGTGATCACGTTGCCGACGGCCGCGGGGATCAGCACGTCGACGTCGAGTTCGAGGATCGCCTCGTTGGAGAGGGTTTCGGAGGCGTCCTGCTCGAGGACGGCCTCCGGCTCCTCCTCGTGGGTCGGGATCGCGTGCGTGTCGAGACCCTCGGGGTCGTAGATCGCGCCATTGACGTCCGAGACGGCGACGACGGTCGCGCCCCAGTCCTCGAGCAGGCGCGCCGCGTTGGCACCGACGCTACCGAAGCCCTGGACGGCGATCGTGGTGTCCTCGAGGTCGCGGTCGTAGTAGTCGACGGCCTCGCGGGCGGCGATGGCGGTCGAGCGACCGGGCGCCTCCTCGCGGCCGTAGGAGCCGCCGATGACCGGCGGTTTCCCGGTGACGACGCCGGGGATGGTCTCGCCCTGCTGCATCGAGTAGGCGTCCATAAACCAGGCCATCGTCTGGGCGTCGGTGCCCATGTCCGGCGCGGGGACGTCCTTCGTCGGCCCGACGACGTCGCGCAGTTCCTCGGCGAATCGGCGGGTGAGCCGTTCGGTCTCGTCCTCGGTGAGCGTCTTGGGATCGACGGCGACGCCGCCCTTCCCGCCGCCGAAGGGGATGTCCATCACGGCGCATTTCCAGGTCATCCACATCGAGAGCCCGGTGCACTCCTCGGCGGTCACCTCGGGATGGAAGCGCAGTCCGCCCTTGTACGGGCCGCGAACGTCATCGTGCTGGGCGCGATAGCCGGTGAAGACCTCGACGGAGCCGTCCTCGCGCTCGAGGGGTACCGAGACCTGCTGGACCTTGGCCGGGTGTTTTAATCGCTCTATCACGCCGGAATCGACGTCAACGTGGGTCGCCGCCCGCTCGAGTTGGCGACGCGCCGTGACGAGCGCCGACGCTGGGGCATCGTCCGATCCGGTCTCGGCCTCTTCTGGGGGTGTCGTAGTCATCTATCGGCTAGTGAGATCGGTGACAGTAGTATGTCGACGGTACCATGGTCGGTGTGGGTCGAGTTAGGTCGTGAACAGTTGCCGGGGGAAGTCCGCCAGCGTCTCCGCACCGTTGCTCGTGACGCGGAACGTCTCGCTGATCTCCATGCCGACCGCCTCGGTCCAGATGCCCGGGATCATGTGGAACGTCATGTCCTCCTCGAGGACGGTCTCGTCACCGGGGCGAATGCTGGCGGTGTGTTCGCCCCAGTCCGGCGGGTAGCCCAGTCCCATGGAGTAGCCGATCCGGTCCTCCTTCTCGAGGCCGTACTGGGCGATCGTCTCGCGCCAGGCCTTCTCGACGGACTCGCAGGTGACGTCCGGTTCGACGGCGTCGAGTGCCGCCTCGATCCCCTCGACGACGATATCGGCGGTCTCCTCGAGTTCGGCGGGCGGGTCGCCGACGAACGTGGTGCGGGCCAGCGGCGAGTGATAGCGGTGGCGACAGCCCGAGAGCTCGATGATGACCGGATCGCCGTCCTCGAACTCGCGGTCGGTCCAGGTCAGGTGCGGCGTGTCGGTGTGGTCGCCCGACGGCATCAGCGGGACGATCGACGGGTAGTCGCCGCCATACTCGTCGGTGCCCGCGATGAGGGCGTCGTAGATCGCCCTGGCGGCCTCGTACTCCGGGACACCCTCCTCGATGGCGTCCAGCCCCGCCTGCATCGCGTTCTCGGAGATGCGCGCGGCCTCGCGCATGTACTCGAGTTCCCGTTCGGACTTCTTGATCCGCACCCAGCCGACCAGCAGCGTCGCGTCCTCGAACTCCGCCTCGGGGAGGTTCTGCTGCAGTCGGGTGTAGGACTTCGCGGTGAAGTAGGAGGCGTCCATCTCGAGGCCGATACGGCCGTCGGCGACGTCGAGTTCCTCGAGGATGCCCGCGACGTAGTCCATCGGATGGAGGTCGTGGGGCGAGTGGACGTGGTCGTCGCTGTAGGACAGGATGCTCTCGTCGGAGAGGGACGTGGTCGCTCGCGCGCCGCCGCCGTCCATCTCGCGGCCGATCCAGACCGGTTCGTCGCGGTCGGGCGTGACGACGACCGCCTGGTGGACGTAGAACGACCAACCGTCGTAGCCGGTGAGATAGTTCATGTTGGCCGGATCTGAGACGACGATCGCGTCGAGATCCTCCTCGCGCAACCGCTCTTTCGTCCGGGAGACCCGGCGTTCGTATTCGGCGTCGTCGAAAATATCTCGGGGCATGATAACAGACCTTGCGAAGAGGGTCAACGAGGACTGCTAAAAGTTTTTCGTGTATAGTAGATACGGATACTGTTTACATTTGGTGTGGGACGGGAGCGGGTTCGTTGGAACGCGGACACGCTGGCGCCCGCGGCGCAGCGGTCCCGCTCGCGGGAGCCACGTCGGCGGACGCGTCGACGCGCCCGTTCGCCCCAAACCACCGGCGGTTAAGAGACCCGGGTTCGTTCCGGCGGATATGGCAATCCTCGAGACAATCGTGATCGCGTTCTGGGCGATGTTGCCCGCTTACGTTCCGAACAACGCCGCGGTGTTGGCCGGCGGCGGACGACCGATCGACGGCGGTCGAACGTGGGGCGACAAGCGCATGCTGGGCGACGGCAAGACCTGGCGGGGCACCGCCGCCGGAATCGTCGCCGGCCTCGCGCTGGCGGGCCTGCTGACGGTAGTGGCGCCCGCCGTCGCCGACGCGACCGGCATCGACGTCCCCGAATTCGAACCGCTGGCCGCGCTGGGGCTCGCTGGCGGGGCCATGCTCGGCGACATCCTCGCGTCGTTCCTGAAACGACGCTCCGGTCGCCAGCGCGGCGCGATGTTCCCCGGCCTCGATCAACTCGACTTCGTCGTCGTCTCTCTGCCGCTGACCGCGCTGCTGGCGCGGGAGTGGTTCTTCGAGGTCTTCACAGTGGGGGTCGTTGCCGTCGTCGTGATCCTCACGCCGATCCTGCACGTAACGACCAACATGATCGCGTACAAGTTGGGGCTGAAGAACGAGCCCTGGTAGGCGGGCGTTTGGTTGTCTCCTCGAGTCGAGGATCGTGTTTCGTACAGTTTTCGTTGATGTGGTTCCTCGAGGGTGTCGCCACTCGGCTGGATAGTACTGATGCAGGAGAACTCTTCTGTGCGATGCGATCTGGTTCGACCGGACCGAGCGGTCCGAATCGCGTTCTCACTCGGCCGTCGCCGCTACTTCGACCGCCTCGTCGTCCTGCAGACGTTCTTCGGCCGCCTCGCGGTCCTCGGGGTAGCCCACGTCGATGCGCCAGCCGTCCATCCGGATCGCGTCGATAGTCCGCCCCGACTGGATCAGCAGGTCGATTGCGTCCGGCAGTTCGTACTCGCCGCGGTCGCTGGGCTGGACGAGGTGACAGGCGTGGAAGATCGCCAGCAGAAAGGTGTTCCCAGAAAGTATTTGCGTTCCGTGAATAATTAGTCGCGCAATGGCATCTTTATCGGATCGTGCACTGATTCCTTCGGAACGCGACCTCCTCGCTCAACTCGAGCATCGCGACTGTACGTATTGTAGTGACGGATCGCTCGTTCGTGATCAGTACAAAGGCAATACTGCAATCGTCTGTGATCAGTGCGGCGTCCCAACGGTACAACTGTGGAATGAAGCGTAATTCCAGAAGCCAGAGACGAGTGAACGGATCTATGCGACACACTCTGACTACGAAGGGGTTTTCATCGAACGCTGATAACGGAGGTCCATGAACGTACTCGCCGTCGCTGCGGTCGCACTTCTCTTCCTTACAGCGTTCCCGTATCTCTGCTACCTCGCGCTCTATGCATGGGTCCGACCACAGGGGTCGCCCGCCGACAAAACACCCGCAGAACCGACGGTTAGTATCGTCCTGCCGACGTACAATGAAGCACAAATCGTCGAAACGAAACTCGACGATCTGCTCGGGCTCGAGTACCCGATGGAGAAGGTCGAGCTCGTCGTCGTCGACTCCTCGACCGACGATACACGAGCGATCATCCGGGAGTACCTCGAGGGCTTGGAGGCGCCCGATTTGGTATTGCTGGAGGAGGACGAACGCCGCGGACTCGCACCGGCGCTCAACGACGCCTACGCCGCCGCGTCGAACGAAATGGTCGTGAAGACCGACTGTGATTCCAAACTCGCGCCGGACGCGCTTCTCGAGGCCGCCGCAAATCTCGCGGACAACGACATCGCGGCCGTGACGGGGTGCAACGTCGAAGTGCTCGGCGGTAGTGAAGTCGAGTCCGGTTATCGCGGCGTCCAGAGTCACATTCAGCAACTGGAGTCGCACCTTGACTCGACGCTCATCTTTCACGGACCGTTCTCCGCGTTCGAGAACGACGCATTGCTGCCGATTGACCCGAACTCGCTTGCTGACGATACCGAGCTGGCACTGAAAATCCGACGACAGAGAAGCCGCGTGATCTTCGATCCGGCTGTGAGGTACATGGAGGCGAGCCATTCTGAGTTCGTGAAACGACGCAAGCAGAAGGACAGGCGCGGAATGGGACTGATTCGGTTGTTAGCACAGCACCGGGACGCCCTTGGCCGATACGGGCGGTACGGCAAGGTCGTGTTACCGTTCAACTGGTGGTTTATGGTGGTCTCGCCATGGTTGATCGCAGTGACGGTCGTGGTCGGGACTGCTGCGGCCGTTTCGCTATTTGGCGCCGGCGGGTTGGCGGTTCCGATCGTGATCACTCTATTCGCGTATCTGGGTCAGAAAGACCTCCTCGGCCCTGTTCAGGTGCTGTATTCTGTCTTCGACGCGCAAGTGTCGCTGCTACGGGCCAGCGTGGAACTGGTAGTCGGTGACTCCGACGGGACATGGGACGTTGACAGCGAATTGCGGGAGGCGTTCGAATGAGGATTCTGTTCGTCACGCATCGTTACCCGCCCCACGCCGGTGGCGTAGAAACGCACGTTCAGGAGATTGCAACGCGACTCGTCGATCGCGGACATGAGGTAACTGTCTACAGTGCAGACGCCGGACCTGACGTTCCAACGGAAAGCACTAGTGACGGAGTTCGTGTTCGGCGATTTCACTCCCTCAATCCCGATGGTGCGTTCTACGCTGCCCCACGTATGGCACTTGCGGTCCGACGTGCTGACGCCGATATCGTCCACGCGCACAATTATCACGCTTTCCCGCTGTTCTTCGCAGCGCTCGGTGTATCCAATAAACGATTTATCGTGACAACACACTATCACGGTGCAAGTGCGAGCAGTCCTCGAAACGTGCTGCTGTCCCTTTATCGACCACTTGGTCGGCGGGCCATCCGGCAGGCAGATGAAATAGTTGCAGTCAGCGAGTGGGAGCATAACCAACTTCAAGAAGACTTTGGCGTCAACGCGACAGTAATTCCAAATGGCCTCAATGTGGAACGGTTCGCGGAGGCCGAACCGGAGGAACGTCCACAACCCTACCTGCTGTGTGTTGGGCGGCTAGAGGAGTACAAGGGTATCCAGCATGTGATTCAAGCGCTCTCGGAGTTGCCCGAGTACGATCTCCTCGTTGCGGGGAGTGGTCCCTATCGAGAGGAGTTGGAACAGATCGCTCATGAGGAGGGTGTCGCTGACCGGGTCGACTTTCTTGGTTTCGTGGATGACGAGCGACTCCCGGGGTTGTACGCCGGAGCAGATGTCTACGTGACTCTCTCAACGTTTGAAGCATATGGGATGACTGTTGCGGAAGCGCTAGCGGCAGGGACACCGTGTGTAGTGCGAGAGGCTAGTGCACTACTAGATTGGATGAGCGAATCTGGCGTGGAAGGTGTTTCTTCCACATCGCCAGAGGTGGTCGCAAGTGCACTCCGTAACGCACTCTCGCAGACGCCGGATAGCGACATCAAGACATGGACAGAGATCAGCACATGCCTCGCCGCTCGATTTTACAATCATGAGAAGGGAAACAGCGATAAGGACTGCGTTCATACCGCCTGATGGTTATGAAATCGAATGTGTCTGTTGTCATTCCTTCTATCAAAGATGACGTGTTGACACTGGAGAGTGTCCCCGAAGACGTTCCAGTGTCCGTCGAGCGAGAGGGGTCGCTGAATGAGGCTCGGAATCGGGGTATAGAAAACGCTGAGACAGATATCGTTGCCGTTCTTGACGACGACATCGCGTTCTCGGAGGAGTTGTTCTACGCTCTCGTTGACGAGGTCGACGAGGATGTACTGCTCGGAGTAGCCGATTGGGAGTTCGGACTTGTCGCTGGTCGAGTGATGATTTTCTATAAATCTCTCTGGCGCGACATTGACGGCTTCAACGAACGTCTTCATAGCCACAACGGCGACACGGACTTCTCGCTGCGAGCTCACAATGCGGGCTATTCGGTGAAGACGGTCCCGAGACATCTGTTCTATCACGAGGATCACGAGCGTTCGATCACGACGTGGGACCGCGCGTGGCGACTCATGTATCTCTGCGGGAAACACGTCCGGTACGCGCCGTACATCCTGAGTGCGACTATCGCGTACAATCTCGGTTTAGAAGCAGGGATCAGTAAAGAGCAGAACCTGCCTGCGTCGATTAGACATGCGGTCGACGAACTGGAGCCCGAGTGATGAAGACCGTCGCACTCACTGGTACTTTCAACACGTCTGACACCGGACCTTCACGGGTTCTAGAGGGATTATCGGAAGCGCTTGCAGACACTGGACTCGAGGTACATGCGTTTACGCACGGCGACCGAGAAGAGCACCCCCACTCTGACGTGCACGTCACTCGCTTCGAAAAGACCCCGCAGTCGATTTCTGGCTTTTTCTCCTACTTCAAGTGGGTTCGGGGTCATGTACGTGACCTCGATCCGGACGTGTTTCACCCGCTTGAGGAGTATCCGTTCAAAGCAGATATCCGGATGGTTCAGTGGACATCAGACAGTTATGAACGCTGGCGACTCTGCCGGGACGACTTTCGAGGATATGGCTATTTCGCGGGCGACATCCTGCTGAATATAGCGAATCGAATCGGAGCGAGTCGGACAGACATAGTCGTTGCGTCAAGTCCGGAGACCAAGCGCCAAATGAAGGAGTACTGGTGGTTCCCCCCTGATACAGTTGTTCCACTTGGAATCAGTGCCGAAACCCGAACGCCGCCGTCCAAAGTTTCCGACCCACCCCGTATCCTCCTGCCTGGTCGAATCACGCCGAAGAAAGGGCAACGGGTGTTCCTAAATGGGCTTGATCCAGAGAGCGAGGACTATCAAGTCGATATTGTCGGAGGTGTTAGTGATGAAGTGTACTGGGAGTCAATGGCCGAGTGGCACGGCCATCATCATGGATTTGTCTCCCGTGAGAAATTGACTCATCTGTATAAAAAAGCCGATATTGTAGCGGTACCAGCTGTTCATGAGAATTTTTCGATAACAGCATTAGAGGCAATTGCCAATAGCTGTGCGTTGGTGATCACTGAATCCTGTGGATTTGCTCAACTTGACGTTGCAAGGCGATCTAGTGGAGTGGTTACAGTAGAGTCTATGGCTAAGTCGGCATCAGAAACTATTAACCTCATTTCTGGTGGTAGGATTCAAGACAAGAAAGAGAGTTCTTACAAACTCTCTGAACAATTCACATGGAAAAATACATCTCAAGAGTACATTAAAATATATGAGAGATTATGACTAAAGCCAACATTTGTTCAATAAGTCCAATGGGCGAAGGAAGCATAGGGCTAGTGTCCGATAGATTATATGATTCATTAGACGGTGACCGTTTTGACATACCAGACTCTCCGTTACCGATTTTCACAGAAACAGATAGAATTCTCCGGAAGACACGTGAAGTGGTAAAAGTGGCTTCAAAAAAGCATGATGCGATCATTTTTCCCCGTGATGTACTCTTAGCTGGTGTACCTCCCCAGAAATTCAACGCAGCTATTTGCCCAATTGTTCATGACCTTGACCATTTATCTAATCCGAATAACGATATTATTTACCAAATTACATTAAGTCTGATGAAACGCAACCTGAAAAAGGCCGACTTAGTTTTAGCCATTTCGGAAAAAACGAAATCAGATATAGTTAATCAAATTGGAGTCCCTCAGTCATCAATTTGTGTATTCACACAAGGAGTTAGTGCGGGAAACTTTTATAAGGATTCCTCAGATCCATCCATCGATGTCCCTGACGAATACATTCTATATGCCGGCGGACTAATGCCTAGGAAACGACCAGATATATTAATTGAAACTCTAAAACGTCTACCCGAAAAAGAACTTGTAGTTTGTGGAAACCAGTACTCAGAGGAACATACGGAAATATTTAGCCAAATGGTTGAGAAAGAGGAATTAACCGACAAAGTGCATCATTTTGGGCGTGTACCTATAGCCGACTTACGCCGTCTATATTCGAACGCATCTGTTCTCCTCCATCCTGCTGAAAAGGAAGGATATGGACGCACGCCGATTGAAGCAGCAGCTTGTGGAACACCTGTTGTCCTCCATGAGTCAATTCCATCAGCGGCTGATATAGGATCAGCTGCGTATACATTTTCTATCCATGATCCAAAAAAGGTTGCAAGTTTAGTACAATCAGCGTCGGGTTGTTCCACCGATTACGAACCAATTACATGGGAGGAGAGTGCAAAAGAGGTAGAGCAATTAATTGAAAAGCATGCCACCACTTGACTCCACTCTTCAATCCCTAGTTCAATCCGCCTACAATCGGTTTCTTAGACCATTTTTGCCAAAAAAGCTAGCCGTTTACAATGGTGTACCGATACGAGCAGTCAAACTTCTTGATCAGCAAGTAACCTTTCCTGATTATGAAAAGCCACTCATCGAGAGTGTTCGTTGTCATGCCAACAAGGGGGACACTATAGTCCAAATTGGTGGAGGACGGGGTCCAAGTACTGTTGCGGCTGTCAGAGCAGTTGAGCCATCGGGACACGTAATTGTGTACGAAGGCTCTCCCAAGTATATTAGCAAAATAAAGGAAACTCTGCATTTGAATAATGTTTCCGAATTCGTCGATATCCAACTTAAAATTGTGGGCGAGGATCGAGATGTTTGGGGAAAGACTGATAATGTGGAGATCATCGAACCAGAGAGGATTCCAAATTGTGATGTATTAGTACTT comes from Haloterrigena salifodinae and encodes:
- a CDS encoding methyltransferase domain-containing protein, with the translated sequence MKSADREQVYGREQYYWGTEPNDMAKKTIEVASQANSDITAIDVGAGEGRDAVFFAEQGWNVYAMEVSPNGLAKAERLANERKVPLQTIEADANDATFSEAVDVVYSAGAIQYIRPENRDRQFDHFKEKTTPDGIHAMFAFVDHPDVPTAPDWTEREYFYAQGELMEYYRDWEVIESEEIIFDDYSGGEPHRHAAEILFARKPN
- the gdhB gene encoding glutamate dehydrogenase GdhB gives rise to the protein MTTTPPEEAETGSDDAPASALVTARRQLERAATHVDVDSGVIERLKHPAKVQQVSVPLEREDGSVEVFTGYRAQHDDVRGPYKGGLRFHPEVTAEECTGLSMWMTWKCAVMDIPFGGGKGGVAVDPKTLTEDETERLTRRFAEELRDVVGPTKDVPAPDMGTDAQTMAWFMDAYSMQQGETIPGVVTGKPPVIGGSYGREEAPGRSTAIAAREAVDYYDRDLEDTTIAVQGFGSVGANAARLLEDWGATVVAVSDVNGAIYDPEGLDTHAIPTHEEEPEAVLEQDASETLSNEAILELDVDVLIPAAVGNVITADNADAIDADIVVEGANGPTTFAADAILAERDVHVIPDILANAGGVTVSYFEWLQDINRRQWSLERVNEELEEHMLEAWADVREEVEAKDLTWRDAAYVVALSRIAEAKATRGLWP
- a CDS encoding M24 family metallopeptidase; protein product: MPRDIFDDAEYERRVSRTKERLREEDLDAIVVSDPANMNYLTGYDGWSFYVHQAVVVTPDRDEPVWIGREMDGGGARATTSLSDESILSYSDDHVHSPHDLHPMDYVAGILEELDVADGRIGLEMDASYFTAKSYTRLQQNLPEAEFEDATLLVGWVRIKKSERELEYMREAARISENAMQAGLDAIEEGVPEYEAARAIYDALIAGTDEYGGDYPSIVPLMPSGDHTDTPHLTWTDREFEDGDPVIIELSGCRHRYHSPLARTTFVGDPPAELEETADIVVEGIEAALDAVEPDVTCESVEKAWRETIAQYGLEKEDRIGYSMGLGYPPDWGEHTASIRPGDETVLEEDMTFHMIPGIWTEAVGMEISETFRVTSNGAETLADFPRQLFTT
- a CDS encoding CDP-2,3-bis-(O-geranylgeranyl)-sn-glycerol synthase; its protein translation is MAILETIVIAFWAMLPAYVPNNAAVLAGGGRPIDGGRTWGDKRMLGDGKTWRGTAAGIVAGLALAGLLTVVAPAVADATGIDVPEFEPLAALGLAGGAMLGDILASFLKRRSGRQRGAMFPGLDQLDFVVVSLPLTALLAREWFFEVFTVGVVAVVVILTPILHVTTNMIAYKLGLKNEPW
- a CDS encoding HVO_A0556 family zinc finger protein — its product is MASLSDRALIPSERDLLAQLEHRDCTYCSDGSLVRDQYKGNTAIVCDQCGVPTVQLWNEA
- a CDS encoding glycosyltransferase, with amino-acid sequence MNVLAVAAVALLFLTAFPYLCYLALYAWVRPQGSPADKTPAEPTVSIVLPTYNEAQIVETKLDDLLGLEYPMEKVELVVVDSSTDDTRAIIREYLEGLEAPDLVLLEEDERRGLAPALNDAYAAASNEMVVKTDCDSKLAPDALLEAAANLADNDIAAVTGCNVEVLGGSEVESGYRGVQSHIQQLESHLDSTLIFHGPFSAFENDALLPIDPNSLADDTELALKIRRQRSRVIFDPAVRYMEASHSEFVKRRKQKDRRGMGLIRLLAQHRDALGRYGRYGKVVLPFNWWFMVVSPWLIAVTVVVGTAAAVSLFGAGGLAVPIVITLFAYLGQKDLLGPVQVLYSVFDAQVSLLRASVELVVGDSDGTWDVDSELREAFE
- a CDS encoding glycosyltransferase family 4 protein, with amino-acid sequence MRILFVTHRYPPHAGGVETHVQEIATRLVDRGHEVTVYSADAGPDVPTESTSDGVRVRRFHSLNPDGAFYAAPRMALAVRRADADIVHAHNYHAFPLFFAALGVSNKRFIVTTHYHGASASSPRNVLLSLYRPLGRRAIRQADEIVAVSEWEHNQLQEDFGVNATVIPNGLNVERFAEAEPEERPQPYLLCVGRLEEYKGIQHVIQALSELPEYDLLVAGSGPYREELEQIAHEEGVADRVDFLGFVDDERLPGLYAGADVYVTLSTFEAYGMTVAEALAAGTPCVVREASALLDWMSESGVEGVSSTSPEVVASALRNALSQTPDSDIKTWTEISTCLAARFYNHEKGNSDKDCVHTA
- a CDS encoding glycosyltransferase family 2 protein, with translation MSVVIPSIKDDVLTLESVPEDVPVSVEREGSLNEARNRGIENAETDIVAVLDDDIAFSEELFYALVDEVDEDVLLGVADWEFGLVAGRVMIFYKSLWRDIDGFNERLHSHNGDTDFSLRAHNAGYSVKTVPRHLFYHEDHERSITTWDRAWRLMYLCGKHVRYAPYILSATIAYNLGLEAGISKEQNLPASIRHAVDELEPE
- a CDS encoding glycosyltransferase family 4 protein, with product MKTVALTGTFNTSDTGPSRVLEGLSEALADTGLEVHAFTHGDREEHPHSDVHVTRFEKTPQSISGFFSYFKWVRGHVRDLDPDVFHPLEEYPFKADIRMVQWTSDSYERWRLCRDDFRGYGYFAGDILLNIANRIGASRTDIVVASSPETKRQMKEYWWFPPDTVVPLGISAETRTPPSKVSDPPRILLPGRITPKKGQRVFLNGLDPESEDYQVDIVGGVSDEVYWESMAEWHGHHHGFVSREKLTHLYKKADIVAVPAVHENFSITALEAIANSCALVITESCGFAQLDVARRSSGVVTVESMAKSASETINLISGGRIQDKKESSYKLSEQFTWKNTSQEYIKIYERL
- a CDS encoding glycosyltransferase; this encodes MGEGSIGLVSDRLYDSLDGDRFDIPDSPLPIFTETDRILRKTREVVKVASKKHDAIIFPRDVLLAGVPPQKFNAAICPIVHDLDHLSNPNNDIIYQITLSLMKRNLKKADLVLAISEKTKSDIVNQIGVPQSSICVFTQGVSAGNFYKDSSDPSIDVPDEYILYAGGLMPRKRPDILIETLKRLPEKELVVCGNQYSEEHTEIFSQMVEKEELTDKVHHFGRVPIADLRRLYSNASVLLHPAEKEGYGRTPIEAAACGTPVVLHESIPSAADIGSAAYTFSIHDPKKVASLVQSASGCSTDYEPITWEESAKEVEQLIEKHATT